The following are from one region of the Dreissena polymorpha isolate Duluth1 chromosome 2, UMN_Dpol_1.0, whole genome shotgun sequence genome:
- the LOC127870501 gene encoding uncharacterized protein LOC127870501, producing the protein MAEGAVRHYTEWTPRLIRRSRYAYEDESRETSNIMNILGYGPEIRQKRREHYIESDRLDNTHEEDFLCTSITAGSKAEGLTRLFESDTDTIHVLPYVVCMENCFDQSNIPCHFTILEMNFQNTSAGYCRVLLGRLAPRSASAISDSLCENECGHSILSSALYVEYFRHVRHASGTVHHHPRAGPSLPWSNGPFKNDSVYAIRCNCPNMLKTWANRTRHWSPSDIVEKVVAIGAFVTPIGSKGSEHNHVEWRICFNTGETELVNNLNDTQIKLYVLLKMIAKDILKPQKKEITSYTMKNIVLWLAENNQSSFFHSGSLFHWLREGLNNLRTSLSTKQLPYYMIPERNLLAESELNTDQQQLWVRTIADMMEEGPRMLLRLNKFRQAIIGYPEPLLWYSKMRVEMEIWALEFNKRLLQCGATNSMVIETDTILLTCNKRRYEIACEVVRRMGLEGSSVYNVNVEKMMLS; encoded by the exons ATGGCGGAAGGGGCTGTTCGACATTACACGGAATGGACTCCAAGGCTAATCAGGCGATCAAGG TATGCGTATGAAGATGAATCCCGGGAAACAAGCAACATTATGAATATCCTGGGGTATGGACCCGAGATCAGACAGAAACGCCGAGAACATTACATAGAGAGTGATAGGCTGGATAATACACACGAAGAGGACTTTTTGTGTACGAGCATCACTGCGGGGAGCAAAGCGGAGGGACTGACCCGTTTATTCGAGAGCGATACTGACACAATACATGTGTTACCATATGTTGTGTGTATGGAAAACTGTTTTGACCAAAGCAATATCCCTTGTCACTTCACTATATTAGAAATGAATTTCCAAAACACTAGTGCGGGATATTGTAGAGTACTACTTGGGAGACTTGCTCCTAGAAGCGCGTCTGCTATTTCCGATTCCTTATGTGAAAATGAATGTGGCCACTCTATTTTAAGCAGTGCactatatgtagaatatttcaGACACGTACGGCATGCATCCGGTACGGTCCACCACCATCCACGTGCTGGTCCATCGTTGCCATGGTCTAATGGTCCTTTTAAAAATGATAGTGTATACGCCATTCGCTGTAACTGTCCAAACATGTTGAAGACATGGGCCAATCGAACTCGTCACTGGTCACCATCAGATATTGTAGAGAAAGTGGTTGCGATAGGAGCTTTTGTTACTCCGATCGGGTCCAAAGGCAGCGAACACAACCATGTGGAATGGAGGATATGTTTTAATACTGGAGAGACGGAACTTGTAAATAATCTTAATGACACTCAGATCAAATTATATGTTTTGCTTAAAATGATCGCTAAGGATATACTGAAACCGCAGAAAAAAGAAATCACATCGTACACAATGAAGAATATCGTATTATGGCTAGCGGAGAACAACCAATCCTCTTTTTTCCATTCCGGAAGTTTGTTTCATTGGCTTCGTGAGGGACTGAATAACTTACGAACCTCTTTGTCCACTAAGCAACTGCCTTACTATATGATACCTGAACGAAATCTGTTGGCGGAATCTGAACTGAACACTGATCAGCAGCAACTGTGGGTGAGAACTATAGCGGACATGATGGAGGAAGGGCCGAGAATGTTACTTAGGTTGAACAAATTCCGACAGGCAATTATCGGGTACCCGGAACCACTTCTGTGGTACAGCAAGATGAGGGTTGAAATGGAGATCTGGGCGTTGGAGTTTAACAAAAGACTGCTTCAATGCGGGGCCACGAACTCCATGGTTATTGAGACTGATACTATCCTGCTGACATGCAATAAACGTAGATATGAGATCGCTTGTGAGGTCGTGCGGCGTATGGGTCTGGAGGGCAGTTCAGTTTATAATGTAAATGTAGAGAAGATGATGCTAAGCTAA